One Glycine max cultivar Williams 82 chromosome 1, Glycine_max_v4.0, whole genome shotgun sequence genomic window, AGGTAaataataaaggaaaacaaaagagCTTTTATCAGTCTTTTTGTCTCCATATTTAAACTACTTCTTTTGGCTGGATCTGCTCAAAGTCAAAAACCTCAAACATCAGACGCCTCACATCACGTTTCCCATAAACAAGATACGAAAGCCCATGAAGAGCTTGTTGAACAGCTGTCGTGGCTGGGTTTCTCTTTCTCCGGTTATGCTCATAAGTGTCTTGAACCTTCTCATCAAATATAATAACCCGGTGAAGATGTTTGGCCCTCAAATATCTTCCACAATACTTGTTCATAAGAAGGCGACGGTGCTTCTCTTGTAGCCACAACCCCGGAGCATCTAAATGCTTCATCAATAATCTTTCAGCCATCACCAAAtccttaagaaaataataaataataatattaaaaaattatacattatccaatgaaaaaaaaaattagattgtaAATAGAACTTGAGCAATAAAATATGATACATCCCATTAATGAAACTAGAGTCTTACCACAACTTCATTCAAATTGTCATTTGGACAGCAGACAGAATAGTACCTGTATCTTTTGGCCAATGTATTCTAATCTCTCATAGCAAAATCGAGGATGCTCAAATTTGAACTTCGATGGATGCATGAAACAAAGCTGCAATTAGATAAGACATTCAACATCAgaacttataagttataacatttAGTGTGCTATTTCCTATTTGAACTATTAATGTGCTAAGTCTTTATTTGGGTGGTTTTAACTTTAAGGAAGGACTTTCTTGTTCTCAAGTGAGTTGTGCAGTGATGAGCAAAATACAGTAAAAAGCAATACATAAACCaggtaaaattaaaatggtccaGAGCAAGAACAATTAACTATCAAATGTGTTGCCAGTTCTTAGTATTTCTGCTTCTTTTAAGTTTACCTTCCtaatttcctaaaaaaaacCTTGAAAGTATCACTGTAGGCTAAATAGCTCTGCAACTCagacaaacaaacaaaccctcCCTATCACTAAACAGATTTGATGCCATCTAATGTGAAGCCGGAGAAGGGATAAATAGAAGCATAAAGACTTGTTTGTCCACTTGTTCAGAGACACATTCAAGGTATTAAATTGCCCTACCCTCACAAATCAAGCCAGATCTGTGTTTTTGATATCCTGATACACCAAAGGGAAAAGTAGAGTGAGAGGTGATAGAAGAGCTACCTGCAATCCAAGTCCAAGCTCTACGTTCCTGGCTTCAGTAATTTCTGGGATTCTGTCTGTCATTTCTAATGGATATCCAAGTGTTTTCATAACATGGGGTCTTGTATCGTAATCCCATATATTGCCCCTAAACCGATGCATTCCTGGGGGAACACAAGCTCTGAATAGCCTTGGGTGTTCAAACAGAGCATCTGCGGGAGGCTGAATGAAGAACAGTAATCATTTCtgtgtcatcatcaaaaactaAAGTATTTTATTGTAGGACAGGTACTTTGTATCAAAAATTGCTGAATAATGCAGCAAAACCCAGCTGAACTTCTAACAGAAATAAATTAAGTCTGAGCCATGTGCATGATATATAGATCTTTgtaagctttttttttcaaaaaagtaaatattactTTAGCAGAAGACATGTGTAGCTTGCCTTATATGCAACGATATCTTGCCAGCTTAGCTTGCCTTCAAACTCAGCAGATACATAATCCACATCTTCAAGTTGTCTACGCAATTTGGGCTGGCAATCTTCGGCATCTGGATCCATTCCGAAGACTTCAAAAAGAACACGATACACTTCTGGCATACCAAAACAAAGATAGATAGCCCCAAACAAAGCCCAAAATACTGACCTGCATGTGCATAGAATAACAAATTTGAGAATGTAGTGAACAATTCATTTCACAAATAGATTAGACAGAGACCAacttcattaattaaaatggtTCTATcataaaccaataaaaaaacgTGAGGAAGTGGACAAACTAGTCTTTTATGCTTCTATTTATCCCTTCTCAAGCAGAAAGGCAAGGGTCTGTTTAATTCCCTTCcaaaaattttgtttcaaaacaATTCCACACTACTCAGCAATCAATTTCTCATCCAAAatctattaaattttgaaaaatgttttcaaatcaaagttttaaaaaccaaaaaatagaaaccaAGAGATGTTTTCTCACCCTCTTATATTTTCCTTGAGTGCTTTGTTCAATTGAGTTTTCTTTGTTGCAAATCCACCTGTTTACCTAGAGTTGATTGTAAAGGTTGTGGGCAATGGAGTTTTGACAGTCAAGCAGCTGAAAAACAGTATACAGTTGAGAGATATCTGTATACGACTGAGAGAACTGTGACACACATTACTAGCCCCTGCTCTTTGTAGTAGAAGAAAGTAGTGCTGGAGTTCTGAAACCGTAAGGGTGAATCCTTTTCAAATGTTGAAACTGTAAGCATGAGTCCACCTCTCTTTTCactcattaagtttttttaatttttcaattttagaaaacagaattcttttttcaaaaaacagtAAACAAAAAGGCCTAAATCTT contains:
- the LOC100814070 gene encoding ribonuclease III domain-containing protein RNC1, chloroplastic isoform X4 — encoded protein: MAERLLMKHLDAPGLWLQEKHRRLLMNKYCGRYLRAKHLHRVIIFDEKVQDTYEHNRRKRNPATTAVQQALHGLSYLVYGKRDVRRLMFEVFDFEQIQPKEVV
- the LOC100814070 gene encoding ribonuclease III domain-containing protein RNC1, chloroplastic isoform X3, yielding MPEVYRVLFEVFGMDPDAEDCQPKLRRQLEDVDYVSAEFEGKLSWQDIVAYKPPADALFEHPRLFRACVPPGMHRFRGNIWDYDTRPHVMKTLGYPLEMTDRIPEITEARNVELGLGLQLCFMHPSKFKFEHPRFCYERLEYIGQKIQDLVMAERLLMKHLDAPGLWLQEKHRRLLMNKYCGRYLRAKHLHRVIIFDEKVQDTYEHNRRKRNPATTAVQQALHGLSYLVYGKRDVRRLMFEVFDFEQIQPKEVV
- the LOC100814070 gene encoding ribonuclease III domain-containing protein RNC1, chloroplastic isoform X1, which translates into the protein MELSSSFLFSPKPCSCPPPNYSLSPLIRNRNPNFRIVAVALEPQQQQDFPSGNSPQRLLKELAERKKATSPKKGPPRRFILRPPIDDNKLAERFLNSPQLCLKLFPLLSSCLPSSRLNNADKLWIDEYLLEAKQALGYSLEPSETLGDDNPAKQFDTLLYLAFQHPSCERTKARHVRSGHSRLSFLGQYVLELALTEFFLQRYPRESPGPMRERVFGLIGKRSLPKWIKAASLHNLIFTFDDMDKIMRREKEGPVKSVFWALFGAIYLCFGMPEVYRVLFEVFGMDPDAEDCQPKLRRQLEDVDYVSAEFEGKLSWQDIVAYKPPADALFEHPRLFRACVPPGMHRFRGNIWDYDTRPHVMKTLGYPLEMTDRIPEITEARNVELGLGLQLCFMHPSKFKFEHPRFCYERLEYIGQKIQDLVMAERLLMKHLDAPGLWLQEKHRRLLMNKYCGRYLRAKHLHRVIIFDEKVQDTYEHNRRKRNPATTAVQQALHGLSYLVYGKRDVRRLMFEVFDFEQIQPKEVV